A stretch of the Capsicum annuum cultivar UCD-10X-F1 chromosome 8, UCD10Xv1.1, whole genome shotgun sequence genome encodes the following:
- the LOC107840631 gene encoding probable flavin-containing monooxygenase 1, producing MSNDGRKKEVVGIIGAGISGLLACKYCVSKGFDPIVFESESSIGGVWTKTIENTKLQTPKPLYQFSDFPWPGSVTEMFPDQHTVLEYIESYASRFDLLTRIQFNNKVLNLSYSETDAISWTGEWMSKGKWNVTVQHTPTLSIKVYQVDFVIVCVGRFSQVPNIPEFPPNKGPEVFEGKVIHSMDYSKMDSATATNFVKGKNVAVVGFQKSGLDIAMECSTVNGVERPCTVVIRTPHWNLPDYFPWGFPMAKLYLNRFSELMVHKPGEGLLLYLMATILSPLRWGFSKFVESHIKHKLKLSKHGMVPDHSFLNELSACLVSTVPEGFYNRAEEGRLKLKKAKKFGFSKEGIVLEGQDEPIKSDLVILATGFNGIDKLKHIFESPKYQEFIAGSDDSAAVPLYRECIHPQIPQLAIIGFSESIANLYTSEIRCRWLAELLDGKFKLPSMKVMEKDIAEWDKYKKRYSKKYYRRSCIGALHIWHNDQLCKDMGWNPKRKKGLWAEWLEPYGPMDYAGPI from the exons ATGTCAAATGATGGCAGAAAGAAGGAGGTGGTTGGGATAATAGGAGCTGGAATCAGCGGCCTCTTAGCCTGCAAATACTGTGTTTCTAAAGGATTCGATCCCATTGTGTTCGAGTCGGAGAGTAGCATTGGAGGTGTGTGGACTAAGACCATCGAGAACACTAAGCTGCAGACACCAAAACCCCTTTACCAATTCTCTGATTTTCCATGGCCTGGTTCCGTCACGGAAATGTTCCCTGACCAACACACCGTGCTGGAGTACATTGAATCGTATGCAAGTCGCTTTGATTTGCTCACACGCATTCAGTTCAATAACAAAGTGTTGAACCTCAGCTACTCTGAGACGGACGCAATTAGTTGGACCGGAGAATGGATGTCTAAAGGGAAATGGAACGTCACTGTACAACACACTCCAACCCTTTCCATAAAG GTATACCAAGTTGATTTTGTGATAGTATGTGTGGGAAGGTTCAGTCAAGTCCCAAACATCCCTGAATTTCCTCCAAACAAAGGCCCTGAGGTTTTTGAAGGAAAAGTAATCCATTCAATGGATTATTCAAAGATGGACTCCGCAACTGCAACCAACTTTGTCAAAGGAAAAAATGTGGCCGTTGTTGGatttcaaaaatcaggactggaCATTGCCATGGAGTGCTCCACGGTAAATG GGGTTGAACGTCCATGCACTGTAGTAATCAGGACACCACATTGGAACCTTCCTGATTATTTCCCGTGGGGATTCCCTATGGCTAAACTCTATTTAAATAGATTCTCAGAACTTATGGTGCATAAACCTGGTGAAGGCCTTCTTTTGTATCTCATGGCTACAATTCTCTCGCCTCTG AGGTGGGGCTTCTCAAAGTTTGTGGAAAGCCATATAAAACACAAGCTCAAGCTCTCAAAACACGGGATGGTCCCAGATCATAGTTTCTTAAACGAATTGAGTGCGTGTTTAGTTTCTACAGTGCCTGAGGGCTTCTACAACAGAGCAGAGGAAGGACGTCTCAAGCTCAAGAAGGCTAAGAAATTTGGTTTCTCAAAAGAAGGTATCGTACTTGAAGGTCAAGATGAACCGATTAAATCGGACTTGGTCATACTGGCTACCGGCTTCAACGGAATAGACAAGCTCAAACACATTTTTGAATCACCAAAATATCAGGAATTCATAGCAGGCTCAGATGATTCTGCTGCAGTTCCTCTCTATAG GGAATGCATCCATCCCCAAATTCCACAACTGGCAATAATTGGATTCTCAGAAAGCATAGCTAATCTATACACCTCAGAAATAAGGTGCCGATGGTTGGCAGAGCTTCTTGATGGAAAATTCAAGCTACCTAGCATGAAGGTGATGGAGAAAGACATAGCAGAATGGGATAAATACAAGAAGAGATACTCAAAGAAGTACTACAGGAGATCATGCATCGGTGCATTGCATATTTGGCACAACGACCAACTCTGCAAGGACATGGGCTGGAATCCTAAGAGGAAAAAGGGTCTTTGGGCTGAGTGGCTCGAACCTTACGGACCAATGGACTACGCAGGCCCAATATAA
- the LOC107879573 gene encoding probable flavin-containing monooxygenase 1, producing the protein MGRFSRVPNIPEFPGNKGPEAFEGEVIHSMDYSKMEPKTATNFVKGKHVAVVGFQKSEIMDIAMECSTVKYGNYAGIERPCTVVVRTPHWNLPDFSPWGFHLGYLYTNRFSELLVHKPGEGLLLSLLATTLSPLRWAFSKFVESYIKRKNRLGQHGMVPEHSFLNDLSSCSLSVLPDGFYDRVEERSIKLIKKVEIVGFCKEGILLKGQAEPIKSDLVILATGFTGIDKLKHIFESPKYQEFIAGIDDSAAVPLYR; encoded by the exons ATGGGAAGGTTCAGCCGAGTTCCAAACATACCAGAATTTCCTGGGAACAAAGGCCCTGAAGCTTTTGAGGGTGAAGTAATCCATTCAATGGATTATTCCAAAATGGAACCCAAAACTGCAACCAACTTTGTCAAAGGAAAACATGTAGCTGTAGTTGGATTTCAAAAATCAGAAATAATGGACATTGCCATGGAGTGCTCTACGGTTAAATATGGCAA TTACGCAGGGATTGAACGTCCATGCACGGTAGTTGTCAGGACCCCACACTGGAACCTTCCCGATTTTTCCCCATGGGGATTCCATTTGGGATATCTCTACACGAATCGATTCTCCGAACTTTTGGTGCATAAACCTGGTGAAGGCCTTCTTCTAAGTCTCCTTGCCACAACTCTTTCACCATTG AGATGGGCCTTCTCAAAATTTGTAGAAAGTTATATAAAACGCAAAAACAGGCTTGGACAACATGGAATGGTGCCAGAGCACAGCTTCTTAAACGATTTGAGTTCATGTTCACTTTCTGTGCTGCCGGATGGCTTCTACGATAGAGTTGAGGAAAGAAGTATCAAGCTCATCAAGAAAGTAGAGATTGTTGGATTCTGTAAAGAAGGTATCTTGCTCAAGGGTCAAGCTGAACCAATAAAATCCGACTTAGTCATACTCGCTACCGGCTTCACGGGAATTGATAAGCTCAAACACATTTTTGAATCACCAAAATATCAGGAATTCATTGCAGGCATAGATGATTCTGCTGCAGTTCCCCTCTATAGGTGA
- the LOC124886723 gene encoding uncharacterized protein LOC124886723 yields MIHLVIHIGEEAILAGPVQGHWMYPTERVLGHLKSYVRNNSAAEGYIAEGFNRPRRNNDDSEIAATSEYGILSKLFPAIGKEFRIEVTRMHRGKRNSSKLVEEYVARQDGANIISKIQWLARGPNNVVRRFKEYNIHGFKFRTLRKEHGLKIQNSGVVMSALTKRFSNGRESVEQSSDDMYYGKLLDIIELNNYVKLKVVLFKCIWVDTTLNKGIKIDQFGITSVKFFHLIHTGAKEIDEPFILATDARIVYYVDDPIDEDWCVVCHMKSRDIYDMGDVDFMDLEEPDLEDPLMEDTPFCEQLLKNIEDLPLVRDDPDGQHQDEPTYDDYESDSNGDDDNDSDGDDEGILD; encoded by the exons ATGATTCATCTAGTTATTCATATTGGAGAGGAAGCAATTCTTGCTGGTCCTGTACAAGGTCATTGGATGTACCCAACTGAAAG GGTACTTGGTCATTTGAAATCGTATGTTCGAAACAATTCCGCAGCAGAAGGTTATATAGCTGAAGG GTTTAATCGACCAAGACGTAATAATGATGACAGTGAGATTGCTGCTACAAGTGAATATGGTATCTTGTCAAAGTTGTTTCCTGCAATAGGCAA GGAGTTTAGAATTGAGGTGACTAGAATGCATCGTGGTAAAAGAAATTCTTCAAAACTTGTGGAAGAATAT gTTGCACGTCAGGATGGTGCAaacattatttcaaaaattcaatggCTTGCACGTGGGCCAAATAATGTTGTAAGGAGATTCAAGGAGTATAATATTCATGGATTTAAGTTTCGTACTCTGAGGAAAGAGCATGGATTGAAAATACAAAATAGTGGTGTTGTTATGTCTGCTCTTACTAAGAGATTTTCAAATGGTAGAGAATCTGTTGAACAATCAAGTGATGATATGTACTATGGTAAATTGCTTGACATCATAGAGTTAAATAATTATGTCAAGTTAAAGGTTGTGTTATTCAAATGTATTTGGGTAGATACTACACTtaacaaaggaatcaagatagaTCAATTTGGGATAACAAGTGTAAAGTTTTTCCATTTGATACACACTGGTGCAAAAGAAATAGATGAACCATTTATacttgcaactgatgctagaataGTGTACTATGTTGATGATCCAATTGATGAAGATTGGTGTGTTGTTTGTCATATGAAGTCGAGGGACATATATGATATGGGAGATGTGGATTTTATGGATTTAGAGGAGCCAGATTTAGAGGATCCATTAATGGAGGACACACCTTTTTGTGAGcaacttttgaaaaatattgaagACTTACCATTAGTGCGAGATGATCCCGATGGACAACATCAAGATGAACCTACTTATGATGATTATGAAAGTGATAGTAATGGAGATGATGATAATGACAGTGATGGGGATGATGAAGGAATTTTAGATTAG
- the LOC107840632 gene encoding probable flavin-containing monooxygenase 1, protein MADFDSRENRKKEVIGIVGAGISGLLACKYCLSKGFDPIVFESESGVGGVWSKTIGSTKLQTPKPLYQFSDYPWPDSVTELFPHQQTVLEYIESYACHFDLARHIQFNSKVLSLSYDEDDNDDSSGDLWGEPFSSSSNKGKWNVNVQHSTPTLSTQVYVVDFVIVCVGRFSQIPNIPQFLGNKGPEAFEGEVIHSMDYSKMDPKTAANFVKGKHVAVVGFQKSGIDIAMECSTVNGIERPCTVVVRTPHWNLPDFSPWGLHLGYLYTNRFSELMVHKPGEGLLLSLLATTLSPLRWAFSKFVESYIKRKNRLAQHGMVPEHSFLNDLSSCSLSVLPDGFYDRVEQRSIKLIKKVEIVGFCKEGILLKGQAEPIKSDLVILATGFRGIDKLKHIFESPKYQEFIAGLDDSAAVPLYRECIHPGIPQLAIIGFSESTTNLYTSEIRCRWLAELLDGKFKLPSVKMMEKDIAEWDKYKKRYSYNKYYRGSCIAALHVWHNDQLCKDMGWNPKRKKGFWAEWFEPYGPMDYTG, encoded by the exons ATGGCTGATTTTGATAGCAGAGAAAACAGAAAGAAGGAGGTGATAGGCATAGTTGGAGCTGGAATAAGCGGACTCTTGGCCTGCAAATACTGCCTTTCTAAAGGATTTGATCCCATAGTGTTCGAGTCGGAGAGTGGCGTTGGTGGCGTGTGGAGTAAGACCATCGGGAGCACCAAGCTGCAGACACCAAAACCCCTTTACCAGTTCTCCGATTATCCGTGGCCCGATTCTGTAACCGAATTGTTCCCTCACCAGCAAACGGTGCTGGAGTACATTGAGTCGTACGCATGTCACTTTGATTTGGCCAGACACATTCAGTTCAACAGCAAAGTGTTGAGCCTCAGctatgatgaagatgataatgacgACTCATCAGGAGACTTGTGGGGGGAGCCATTTAGCAGCAGTAGTAATAAAGGCAAGTGGAACGTCAATGTACAACACAGTACTCCAACCCTCTCCACACAG GTATATGTTGTTGATTTCGTAATAGTCTGTGTGGGAAGGTTCAGCCAAATTCCAAACATACCACAATTTCTTGGGAACAAAGGCCCTGAAGCTTTTGAGGGTGAAGTAATCCATTCAATGGATTATTCCAAAATGGACCCAAAAACTGCAGCCAACTTTGTCAAAGGAAAACATGTAGCTGTAGTTGGATTTCAGAAATCTGGAATTGACATTGCCATGGAGTGCTCTACGGTTAATG GGATTGAACGTCCATGCACGGTAGTTGTCAGGACCCCGCACTGGAACCTTCCCGATTTTTCCCCATGGGGATTACATTTGGGATATCTCTACACGAATCGATTCTCCGAACTTATGGTGCATAAACCTGGTGAAGGCCTTCTTCTAAGTCTCCTTGCCACAACTCTTTCACCATTG AGATGGGCCTTCTCAAAATTTGTAGAAAGTTATATAAAACGCAAAAACAGGCTTGCACAACATGGAATGGTGCCAGAGCACAGCTTCTTAAACGATTTGAGTTCATGTTCACTTTCTGTACTGCCGGATGGCTTCTACGATAGAGTTGAGCAAAGAAGTATCAAGCTCATCAAGAAAGTAGAGATTGTTGGATTCTGTAAAGAAGGTATCTTGCTCAAGGGTCAAGCTGAACCAATAAAATCCGACTTAGTCATACTCGCTACCGGCTTCAGGGGAATTGATAAGCTCAAACACATTTTTGAATCACCAAAATATCAAGAATTCATTGCAGGCTTAGATGATTCTGCTGCAGTTCCCCTCTATAG GGAATGTATCCATCCCGGAATTCCACAACTGGCAATAATTGGATTCTCAGAAAGTACAACCAATCTATACACATCGGAAATAAGGTGCCGGTGGCTGGCAGAGCTTCTTGATGGAAAATTCAAGCTACCTAGCGTAAAGATGATGGAGAAAGACATAGCAGAATGGGATAAATACAAGAAAAGATATTCTTACAACAAGTACTATAGAGGATCGTGTATTGCTGCGTTGCATGTTTGGCACAATGACCAGTTATGCAAGGACATGGGATGGAACCCTAAGAGGAAAAAGGGGTTTTGGGCTGAGtggtttgaaccttatggaccaATGGATTACACTGGCTGA